The following proteins are encoded in a genomic region of Sebastes fasciatus isolate fSebFas1 chromosome 12, fSebFas1.pri, whole genome shotgun sequence:
- the LOC141778753 gene encoding uncharacterized protein LOC141778753: MRGTTVIPCWRSLSCVLLVALMSAPGLEASDQISWTGEVTAGFSTTFTCSSSCHPNCIYTWYFKGRTVNESALTWTPDGLDNTVELKCNVHNPETGASSSLTSIVEIKNRVSVKISPPNTVPSLNRSLDLVCHGAPSGDLSQLVNQVVWYKDGQKVTLRENMQLMQNNLTLHFNSPLPSDAGFYMCEIHVPAIQQTRVFSLGYLLSFDPWNVSISGPDIVFPGRLSKFTCLTSCTLNVDCTVRWPFRQGFPIGSFFSVNGNELRWTPSIPGTFQIFTCVAENIAAGRSAEATKMVEVKGIPVSGSEAVQLSGLFAMIVSLGLLVLFDS, translated from the exons ATGAGAGGCACCACTGTGATCCCCTGCTGGAGGAGTCTTTCCTGTGTTTTACTGGTGGCACTGATGA GTGCACCAGGTTTGGAGGCCTCGGATCAGATCTCCTGGACCGGTGAGGTGACAGCTGGTTTCAGTACCACTTTCACCTGTTCCTCTTCTTGCCATCCAAACTGCATCTACACCTGGTACTTTAAGGGCCGCACGGTCAACGAGAGCGCATTAACCTGGACACCAGATGGACTGGACAATACAGTGGAATTAAAGTGCAATGTGCACAATCCAGAAACAGGAGCCTCCAGCAGTCTGACCTCCATTGTAGAAATTAAGA ATCGAGTGTCTGTGAAAATCAGCCCACCAAACACTGTCCCATCTCTCAACCGGTCGCTGGATCTGGTCTGCCATGGTGCTCCATCAGGTGACCTCTCACAGCTGGTGAACCAGGTGGTCTGGTACAAAGACGGACAGAAAGTGACCCTGCGTGAAAATATGCAGCTGATGCAAAACAACCTCACGCTTCACTTTAACTCACCGCTTCCTTCTGATGCTGGATTCTACATGTGTGAGATTCATGTGCCTGCGATTCAACAGACAAGAGTTTTCAGCCTGGGCTATCTACTCAGCT TTGATCCCTGGAACGTCAGCATCAGCGGACCTGACATCGTGTTTCCTGGCAGATTGAGTAAATTCACCTGCTTGACGAGCTGTACCTTAAATGTGGACTGTACTGTCAGATGGCCGTTCAGGCAGGGTTTCCCCATTGGAAGCTTCTTTTCAGTCAATGGAAATGAGCTCAGGTGGACCCCTTCCATACCTGGTACTTTCCAAATATTTACCTGTGTTGCAGAAAATATAGCTGCTGGACGCTCTGCTGAGGCCACCAAGATGGTAGAAGTTAAAG GTATTCCTGTGTCTGGATCAGAGGCGGTGCAGCTCAGTGGACTTTTTGCAATGATCGTCAGCCTTGGACTGCTGGTCCTTTTCGATTCTTAG